From a region of the Branchiostoma floridae strain S238N-H82 chromosome 13, Bfl_VNyyK, whole genome shotgun sequence genome:
- the LOC118429196 gene encoding QRFP-like peptide receptor translates to MDMYEDFQENGSSLDNGSDLMGKFMFAAPGCEGMTFEDCIKWQFLYSYTHPTSVALITLYGLSFLVGVVVNFLVLYVILTEKHMHSVANVYIVNLAVCDLLVLFLCIPMNMGREIYRNYIYGEVICKFFPYMQAVAVSSSVLSHTAISLDRYYVICKPLQSRARSVKKSTMPVLCSIWVIATIIMFPLAYFNSITSVDLAVPIDLEILSCQESWPSTPWKLGYNIALFVILLCVPCIIMAINYVLIAFKLWNQKADLFAQDSSRPQTPRGSRQDSPSTRQSMGRRRVVKVFVVLAIVFTASWLPYYILNIWLDLQPEEKLEGVALLLYDFALCLGISNSAVNPVCYCFLSKPLQRGLQQKFRKKSQQQSTSVRLTLHQLSVQDPGSVHSRHRHCHSRLLRSKSSIQ, encoded by the coding sequence ATGGACATGTACGAAGACTTTCAGGAGAACGGATCCTCTCTAGACAACGGAAGTGACCTAATGGGCAAGTTCATGTTTGCTGCGCCTGGCTGCGAGGGCATGACGTTTGAAGACTGCATCAAATGGCAGTTTCTCTACTCTTACACGCATCCCACAAGCGTGGCTCTCATAACTCTGTACGGCCTTAGCTTCCTCGTGGGAGTGGTGGTGAACTTCCTTGTCCTTTACGTCATACTGACAGAGAAGCATATGCACTCCGTGGCTAATGTCTACATCGTAAACTTGGCTGTCTGTGACCTGCTCGTGCTATTCCTCTGCATACCAATGAACATGGGACGCGAGATCTATCGAAACTACATTTATGGAGAGGTGATATGTAAGTTCTTCCCCTACATGCAAGCGGTGGCTGTCTCGTCGAGCGTGCTGTCCCACACGGCCATCAGTCTGGACCGATACTACGTCATCTGCAAGCCCCTGCAGAGCCGCGCTCGGTCTGTGAAGAAGAGCACGATGCCCGTGCTGTGCTCGATCTGGGTCATCGCGACCATCATCATGTTTCCGCTCGCTTACTTCAACTCCATCACCTCGGTTGACCTGGCCGTGCCCATCGATCTGGAGATCCTGAGCTGCCAGGAGTCGTGGCCCTCCACGCCCTGGAAGCTGGGCTACAACATCGCGCTGTTCGTCATACTGCTGTGCGTGCCCTGCATCATCATGGCCATCAACTACGTCCTCATCGCCTTCAAACTGTGGAACCAGAAGGCCGACCTGTTCGCGCAGGACAGCAGCCGTCCGCAGACCCCGCGGGGCAGCAGGCAGGACAGCCCGAGCACGCGCCAGTCCATGGGCAGACGGAGGGTCGTCAAGGTCTTCGTGGTGCTCGCCATCGTCTTCACGGCCTCCTGGCTCCCTTACTACATCTTGAACATCTGGCTGGACCTCCAGCCCGAGGAAAAGTTGGAGGGAGTGGCGCTACTCCTGTACGACTTTGCCCTGTGTCTGGGGATCTCGAACTCTGCCGTCAACCCTGTCTGCTACTGCTTCCTGTCCAAGCCGCTCCAGAGGGGGCTCCAGCAGAAGTTCAGGAAGAAATCCCAGCAACAAAGCACCAGTGTCCGTCTGACGCTTCACCAACTTTCCGTCCAAGATCCAGGCAGCGTCCACAGTAGGCACAGGCACTGTCACTCTCGCTTATTGAGAAGCAAGTCGTCAATACAGTAA